The Xiphophorus hellerii strain 12219 chromosome 6, Xiphophorus_hellerii-4.1, whole genome shotgun sequence genomic interval TCTCCAGAAAACCTAACAATGTAACGATGGGACATACCGTTCCATATGTAGGTCGTTCTTGTTTCCGACAAGCATAATTGGAACtctgcattaaaagaaaatcacaaaaccACAACATCATTTGtgtatgaaacatttaaaatgtctcagaaGAGCAAAgccataaagaaataaaaaggggGTACTCACTGAACCTTCCCCACCATGTCCAACAGCTTTTCATGGATAACTTGAACAACTTCaaagctggaagaaaaaaaatgaagagaacaGTTAGAAAGTTCACACAATCCATCCGGGACGCTGGGGATGAACATTTACCTTTTATTAGACGTAACAGAATAGACCAGGATGTAACCGTTGATATCTATGGAGTATGTCTGAGGAAAGATGGAGTATTCATCCTGGAAATGATTCATCCAGCAGAGAAATTAGTTAACAGGTTTATAACAGAAATATGATACCACCGCTGTTAGGCTTATAATGGAGTCCTACCTGCCCTGCTGTGTCAACAAGCTGAAGGTGGTACTCCTGTCCATTTATTgtgatcattttagtaaatgctgcaataacaaaatgaaaacatttagaaactgcACATTTAAACGCATTTTGTGCCACAAACATAGCTGTTCGTATAAAACACACAACATCTTTCAAATATAATGTTTATCTCTGTTCTGCACACTTAAAGCCAGAGTTGTAAATCCAGTTTGATACCGTGGAATTAGTTCAGCGGTGCACTGCCAATATGTGTCTGGAGACGAGTTTGGTTATCCATCACGGCGGAGAGGCGGTGCACATCCTGCAGCATCTCACTAATAATGCTGACACCGCTTCATGTTAAGCATCCAGGGGATTATTTATAGACACGGAACCAAGCACACAGCCAACGCAGGGCGCTGGATGTGAGCAAAAGTGTGAGGGAAAAACAGGAAAGCAGCCTGCAGGTAAAGTTTTGACCCGGACCTCTCAGGAGTCTGGGATTATTTGTGTTGATGAACTGTTGTGTTTGtcccacaaacaaacaaaaaaaaagaagtactgCCTTAGAGAATTTTCACTTTTGCAACCGTGAGAAGTCCAGACACAAACCAGTCAGAAATAACAGATTAATCTGCTCTATCGCGCTTCctctctcctttctctctctccatctcagATCAGTTGGTGTCGTGTTTCAACACATTATTGTAGAGGGAACATTGCACCCTGGTGGGTGAATCTTGTGATTCACTGTCATCCAATAACGTCTCGCTAAAATCATAAAGGAATTACCAGACATCATACCAGAGCTAAAATCAAACTACAGAAACCTCAGAATCCATCATATGAATATGTTGCTCTGCCAGGATAGTTTTCACATGTACAAATAAATGTCCATTGTGCTCTCCATTTGTGTTTactacaaaatgtgaaaacacttttttttaaaaaacactttaaacgaCTACATTTTGTAGTATTTTTGCTAAGTAATGAGAAATAAAAGTAGAGTGAGAGATTCTGACTACATTAGACACATTTTTAGTCTGTTtctgaacattgttttttttttagagttttattaACTATACTGAttattatattgtatttttttaaatagcaaaagttattttacagctacctttaatttttttgtcccATGCCAAAAAGACATAGTGACCTGATATGCAGACTAAGTGCGACGTCACAACACTGATAAGGCATAATCTAAATGATCAAAAATGGTACTGCATTCTTCAGAATATCCCTTATTAGTAGTTACTGCACCAAATTGACATTGTGAGCAGTCGGCTCTTCATCACAGTTAAAATCCCAAAGAGAGCTCTTAGTGATTCCCCGAATCGTCCAATCTAGTTCATGCTGTACAGCAAAGCCTGTGCAAAACTAGCTTgtccaaaagttaaaaaatagaaaaagtagATTGGTTAAGCCTTACTGCTAAAACCTATACCAAAATATTGTACACCAAACAGTAAAGCTGCACTATTTGGTTTAAGCCCCAAACACAACAAAGGTCTAtgtcttttttatataaatatctcAGAGTGTTGACTATAAATATAACTTTTGCTGTTAAATTACAATCTGTCAGCAGGAATGTGCCAACAAACTATAGTAAGAAGCTTTAACTTCTGGAAGGAAACGCAAAATATTTGACCTAAATCACACTCTATATAGGCTTCTAACTttgaagaaagttacaaaaatttcTCATTGTTGtggtatttagcaaatataagTAATTTCGGTAATGTTAACTCACCTTAAATAGAAACgttttaatttaatgtgttaTCACACAACGATTAAAGAGAATATGTGTCTGTTTATGCAGTGTATTTAAAGTTCTTCAGCAGGATAACTTCAGGTTTCTCTCTGGGTTTTTGAGTGGTTCCCTGAAGTGTCTTAACATAACAGCAATATTAGATATGAATGCACCATCTCTTGACTAATCAATtcactggaaataaaaaaagaaaagacaaagactTTGATGTATGAACAGTGAGAGTCTCTTTTCCACCCTGTCTCACTGAGAGTTAAATTATTCCGCTTGACTTTCACCAGGAAGAGTCTTCATGAGCAGATGGAGAAGTTAATGCTACtagaaacagaaatgtatttttctatcGCTGGGTTTagtgaaactgtaaaaaacatgcacagaataaattaatttctgtcATAAAATGAATTGAGTGACATCAATCATATTTCAAACACTAACACacttcaaaacttttatttactttactaTTTTCTATTAACTGTCAGTTACCATCTCATAGTTCTATCTCAGGATAGAAAACAAACCTAAATATTAGCAACAACGCGTCTGAATTTAGTTTAGAATTTAGCATTTAAAGacttaagaataaaaaatttacatatCAGAATAATAAATGGACAAAAcgttaataaaatacatatttagcAAACATGATTATGTGCCGGATTCTTTCACGTTTCATATTAAGATTCCAAACATCAACAGACTCAAAATCGGTCAAGGAAAAcaatatagaaaaacaaattctcttacatttatttaatatatcgACACTTATCGAGAGCAGGAAAATACAAAACCCAAATTTTAGACTATTCCACTCCACACAGGGAATCCTAAATCTGGGTGATTTGCAGTATTAAATATTGTAAGATAGCCATTTAGAAGGATGCAAATGTGTTAAAATCCttttcattgtaatttttttaaatggtttataaaagttattcaaatatttgtttaaaattacatttgaaaacaatGCATCCTTTTCCTTCCTACTTTATGTTCGTCTATCACATAAAGATCCAAGAAAATATTTCGATTAGTATAAGTACTTTATGCATCGCTGTCCTTCCTTATGAATCAATAAAGTTGAAACTAAAGAAATCAGACTCATATTGCCATAAACGGACAGTATGACATTAAAATTAACCGTTTTAACTATTTCCTAAATGGATTTCAGGAACATTGCATTTGTTAGTCATTTCAAACAGTAAAGGAACATACTCATTAAGAGAAGGCGGACACAATTTTGTGTATGAATTGCTTACTAAGACCTAAAGCattataaaagcatttttaaaaaagttttttatagGGCAGCCATTTTGGTTTAGAAGAATTCCTAAATTTCCCAATTTGAATTCCAACTTTCTGGGAccttcctgtttattttctaccttggaagtttaaaacaaaactgaattaaaatagaATGCAAGATTAAATACCATCCTTAAACCAAACTTATGGCCCCAGTGGAAAATacctgttttcttctctttttatgtctttatgaaAAAAAGTGTGTTCTTTGTTGCCCTTCATGCCCAAACCCAGCGCAGACAATTGTGGCCAAGACCATAGAGAGCGATAGAACGATGGAAATTAAACAGATGGGAAATACAAATGTGGGATGTTTGAAACCTATAATCTTATTCACGTGTTTTCCTCTTATCATGCAGCTCtgctttgaataaaaataaacactgaaaccaAGATATCACACAAACAGGCTTCTATAGTTGACAAACATGACACCTAGGTTGCTAACTACATAAGACTTATGAGAATCTGAGAATTAGAATCGATATCACATAAGATCCATACTCACTGTTTTCTATTGTTGGGTCATAGGAGTCCACAAACTGGCCTTCCACAAACTGAATTGTCAAGGAAGACTTTcctgaaaaatacaaattatcatcacatattttttttcttccactaaattTTCCATTATTATTCTTGAATACAGCACTAAaacagcttctttagcaataaGCTTTTACGGGTTACCGCTCTTCTGAAGATCTTCCCCATGACACTGTATGATACAAAATAACAGATTTGTGTTGAAAGTTCTTCTTTATTGCTCTTACATAACCTTTAAATAATCTAagaaaccagatgtttgcttTTGATTAACCAAAGCAGTTATTCTGTGTGAGATGAACTTAATCGAGTTAACTAAACTGttcctttccactgtcaccacatgcttgcTTATGATAAGACATCACTGCAGAGTCAGTGGAATCAGCGGGGCTTCATAACTTTGCACCAACGCTCATTAAAAATTGAAGAATTTCACTGCATTGTGTTACAAATAGGACAAAATCAAATTGTGTGCAATTAAATTAGTCTCTAAATCTGACAAAATTGTTCTGGATTCATTTGATTATACACATTTTCACATACCAGGATAGGAATTGGACCTATTTGTCtggtaaagtgccttgagatctGCTGTGAATCGCTATAAACGTATTCAATTAAACTGAAACCTTATGCAACCATTCGAAACTCGGCCTTTCTGTCGTTTCTGCAGACATCCTGCTCTCTAATCGCGTTATCTCCGTGTGCCATCTTGCCGTCCTCAGCATCCTCCCAGCGCATACAAATTGCGCTTCTTCTGTTTCGGATGCGATACATTAATCCACGCAGTGATGCGTCACATCCACAGGACCGCCAGGCCTCTACGGAGCGTGGCACTGACTAACATGGCTCCGGGGTGAGGGTCACTGATGGATACCTAACCAGATGATCggtttgtgtaaaaaaatatatatatatccgcCTTGAACCGCACATTTGCGGCCTatactgaaaataaacacaagccCACGTTTCACCTGGTGGCGCTCATTCGCCCGTTCAGAGATGTTGCGTGACGGATCTTTCTCCGCCTGTAATTTAAGTCTATTATAGGAGGCGTAAACCGCCCTCATAATGGACTTATACTGAGTCGAGAGGCCGCACAGATCTGCTCCAAGCGTCCCATCCTATGTTACTTTTTCTGAGTCATCCCTCCCAGTTAGAGGCGCCGGCCGGGAACTCACCTACGGATCTGTACCCGAGGATGGCGATTTTTCGTGACTTTGGCTGCGGCATGTTTCGTTCCCGGTTATAACATCCAGTCCTCGGGCTGTACCGCAACCTCCAGCGGGAATGGCATCCAAATAGATTCAAGGAGAGCTCAGATCCGACATGCAGCGTCCAGATGTCGGCGGGACACCCTCTTTTTTTCGATGTATTCtgtatttgattttatttttttttaaatgcgaTTTCACGTCATGTATAAAAAAGCATGGAGTATCGTCTGATCTACAAAAGCTGCGTCACTCCGCTTTGcaatttaatgaataaataattactgCTTGTGTCTGATTGGCCGAAAGAAGAGCAGGGGCAGGCCTAAATGCGCCTACTGGCTTTTTGATTGGATGCCACAGCTTTTCGTCAAATAGTTCTGCATTGTGATTGGTTGTGACCCTCTCCATGACGTGCTAGATGGTCAACAGCAATGTCATTCATATCTTTAGGGTCAGGGAGCACAAATTCCGGCTCTAACAAGGATTCATTCTTTAATCTGTGGCAGTAAAGCaagattaatattttaaaaatataaaataagatTATTAGGCATCCCACAGACCACAAATGAACCCCTATTCATGACGCAGTCACAgagtttaatgtattttgttgggattgtACAGTGTGTGACAAACATAAGCTTTGTAATTCCCCTTAATTACAAAGGGGAATTAAAACGATACAGGATATTTtgctattttacaaagaagaatcCGAAAATGGTAGTACACTTTGTGTTCACCGCTGTATGAATTCCCGTCAGTATTCTGAGGCATAAAGGCATCATTTATAGTTTTCCCtctcaaaaatattattttagctaaTTGTAAGGACTgtaatcaagtttatttgtaaagcaaatttcagcaataaggcagttcaaagtgttttacaccaaaaaacataaaaagtaaggAACATGAAACAAATGCCATTATCAAAATCATCAACcacatcagatttattttaagggtgtacagaaaatggatggatggatacagcggatggatggatggatggatggatggatggatggatggatggatggatggatggatggtattATGATATAATACAACTGAGTTGCAACAAGCAATGTGTAAGGTTTCTTAAAGCGAAATAGAGGCGTAATGTTTAACCTTCTCAGCTGTCTGAACTAACCTTGTAGATGACTTCTAGTAATTGGGACACAACAGTAAAGCGACCAGAAATGCGTAATATTATCAGCTTCTGTTTTGTGACATCCTGGCAGCTTCAGtctatgatgatgatgatgatgatggactCTTGGTGTTACAATAGTGTTTAGGTGTCAACAGTTCTAGTTTCTCAGCAGGAACTTGTCTGTTTTCCGTTAGTTTGATTTGTCAGAGAATGTAcatgttacaaataaaatcatataaaaTTTTCATATAAAAACTAGCCTTTTGTTGGACAAGCTGTATTCGACGGCCAGTGTTATATAGCGCCCTCATGTGGGCAGAATTGGGAACAGCGATGTTCAGGAAGGACGGTTGTGTGAGGATTCCTGACATTACAGCTTGAAGAAGTCCTGAACTGAATGAGTCACTGAGTGTTAACTATTAGTTTCTCTGCGGACCTGACTGCTACTTGTGGTCTTTGAGGATCAGACAGAGAAGGTTGAAGTCTGGAAATGTGTCACCAAAgaggaaaagtgttttttttttctatttattttttttttgttcaggaAAAACACATTAGCACATTTCACAGTAAAGACcattaaaacaaatcacaacCTCTCCATAGGTGACTAGCTCCAGGACCAACTTATTTAGCTGATAACTGTGAGGCaaggcattttatttatttattggatcCTGTTTATTCTGTAGGGACCAGTGGTCATTGGGTAAGAGGAAAGGTCCACCCTGAACATGtagccagtccatcacagggcaacacagagacacagaacaGAGAAATATGCACACAGTTACACATAACTTAGAGTGACCAattagtcatgttttttttctaaagtcatGTTTTGAACTGGAGTACCTTGAGAAAATTCATGCATGAATATAGAAAGAGACCACACAGTTGATCGTGTTGGTCTAGCACATTAAAGCTcttagtaataataaaaaaaacatgaaggtttatagttttaatgtgacaaaacacaaaacaagttGTGAATACTGCAGCAAGAATCTGTATACATGCTGTCTGAATATTTTAGGTGTTCATGAACGTAGAGAAGAGGACTAAAGATTGAAAGCAAAAGTCTCCAGGAATGTGCATGTCATCGACCAACAGGTGGAGACGCAGACAAGCAAAGCTCCATGTCAGATCAGCCAAGTTTTTAAGTCTGTTAAGCTCCTGGTGTGATCTATCATTTTCAAGCTCATGATTCATTTAGTTTCTAATTTCTCCTGTCGgcatatttccttttttattgctgtgttttACTGCAGCTCACTTCATGTACACCTATGACTTTATTAgatgcaatataaataaatctgtttttttatttgcttacaGAAACTAAAAAGTTGAACATACAATGCATCAGAGCCAAATCCTGATTTTCTGAGAAAGCTTTTAAGAATACAGACATATAGAATGAAgacattacttttattttactaaaaaattaaactgaactgtTGCTAAACTTTTTCTCTTGCTTGACTGATGTTTGGCCAGTAGGTGTCCCCATACACCCATTTGTGGCCCCCAGGAATGCTTGCAGACCTTCTACTGGAGCGCTGAAGCAGCTGCCTGCTGTCCcctcagaaataaaactgtctAATCACAGTTTATTTCCACCCTTGTGATGCCTTGATGTTTGAACTTTGGTTGGCCAAACACCTCAaccagctcacacacacatcactGATTTTCTGATCCAACACTGTACTTGATTATGATAGTTAAAATGCCCACATCCTAATATAACTGAGACCTTAAGCCAAAACCGCAGGCATGCAACAAGACAATAGGTACTCAGGCTCCAATTAGTGGGTTAAATCCAAATGCAGACCATAGAATTCATGGCAGGCAGGGTGAGATGATGAGAGGGCCTTTTGACTCCACAATTATGGTGTCGACCATTTCTCGGTGGTTCAATTGACAACATGGCTCTTTAATGTCCCCCTGGTGGGATTTGGTGGGCAAAACTCTTGCAAAATTTGTATTCTCTCACAAAAGCCTGAAAGATATGCAGCTTTCCTTCCCTGTGAGCGATCAGCCCCCACCCTCTGCTTTCCTGTCTCATCCTGTTCCATTACTTCCTAATCACAGATATGTCCAGTAAGACCCAACTGTTTTGCCTCCACACACACTTCCCAGCAGCAGACATGGGAAATCACAGCAGTCAGCAATAAGCCACTTGTTCTGCATGACATTGTGTGCCAGAAGGAAGAGAAATGATGCTT includes:
- the rheb gene encoding GTP-binding protein Rheb, whose product is MPQPKSRKIAILGYRSVGKSSLTIQFVEGQFVDSYDPTIENTFTKMITINGQEYHLQLVDTAGQDEYSIFPQTYSIDINGYILVYSVTSNKSFEVVQVIHEKLLDMVGKVQVPIMLVGNKNDLHMERVISCEEGKALAESWNAAFMESSAKENQTAVEVFRRMILEAEKMDGVQPVKNPCSMM